One window of the Pyrinomonadaceae bacterium genome contains the following:
- a CDS encoding dihydrofolate reductase family protein: MRPLRYAINVTLDGCCDHQAATTDEELHRYWAERLAQADALLFGRVTYEMMEAAWRPPATGVRPDWMADWMEPFARTIDAAKKYVVSSTLDRVDWNAELVRGDLGEAVQQLKQESGKGLFLGGVTLALALAELGLIDEYEFVVHPRLAGHGPTLFAGLSKYIDLKLVGRLEFGSGAVAMRYEPIR, from the coding sequence ATGCGACCCCTTCGGTATGCCATCAACGTCACCCTGGACGGGTGCTGCGACCATCAAGCCGCGACCACGGATGAAGAGTTGCATCGTTACTGGGCCGAGAGACTCGCGCAAGCCGACGCGCTCCTCTTCGGCCGGGTAACCTACGAAATGATGGAGGCCGCGTGGCGACCGCCGGCCACGGGAGTGAGGCCGGATTGGATGGCCGATTGGATGGAGCCCTTCGCCCGGACGATCGACGCGGCAAAGAAGTACGTCGTGTCGAGCACCCTGGACCGGGTCGATTGGAACGCGGAGCTCGTGCGCGGGGATCTGGGGGAGGCCGTGCAGCAGCTCAAGCAGGAGTCGGGCAAGGGACTGTTCCTGGGAGGCGTGACGCTCGCGCTGGCGCTCGCGGAGCTGGGACTGATCGATGAATACGAGTTCGTCGTGCATCCCAGGCTAGCGGGCCATGGGCCGACATTGTTCGCGGGGCTATCGAAGTATATCGACTTGAAGCTCGTCGGCCGGCTGGAGTTCGGCTCGGGAGCCGTGGCGATGCGGTATGAGCCGATAAGATAA
- a CDS encoding response regulator, with the protein MNSKFEYPINTGSLGGPRRASTPVSPFEPPTPNRFTFEHAWLPAVLAQQRPTVLVVEDNDETSFLLRTVLTRKGYRVIEAWDGKQAIEVAETEEVDLILLDLQLPRLNGLGVIHRLRQNPNFETVPIVIVTGQDPEKYRTSAIAEGCDDFLLKPIDFDRLDALLDYYAPTGKLAA; encoded by the coding sequence ATGAATTCTAAATTCGAATATCCGATCAATACCGGCTCATTGGGCGGCCCCCGCCGCGCGAGTACGCCAGTCTCCCCATTTGAACCGCCGACGCCCAATCGTTTTACGTTTGAGCACGCGTGGTTGCCGGCAGTTTTGGCGCAGCAACGGCCTACTGTTTTAGTCGTCGAAGATAATGACGAGACCTCGTTCCTGCTCAGGACCGTTTTGACGCGCAAAGGTTATCGCGTCATCGAGGCCTGGGACGGAAAGCAGGCGATCGAAGTTGCGGAGACGGAAGAGGTGGATCTGATTCTGCTCGATCTGCAATTGCCACGGCTGAACGGTCTGGGCGTGATTCACCGTCTGCGGCAAAATCCAAACTTTGAGACGGTGCCTATCGTGATCGTTACCGGCCAGGATCCGGAGAAGTATCGCACCAGCGCGATCGCCGAAGGCTGCGATGACTTCTTGTTAAAGCCTATCGATTTCGACCGGTTGGATGCACTGTTGGATTACTACGCGCCGACGGGAAAACTAGCAGCGTAA